The following proteins come from a genomic window of Erpetoichthys calabaricus chromosome 18, fErpCal1.3, whole genome shotgun sequence:
- the si:dkey-112e17.1 gene encoding uncharacterized protein si:dkey-112e17.1 isoform X1, translating into MEKTAWACVLMTAALLCLPGAAPHKVYYSCGAVVDVTNAEERGLVLSPGFPYSYFPGTHCVWRFFVPAGYRLIMEVLEFDVFENQSKEVPSPGRRRSKDATGGSTLSPVDFNSTGSKVEVNVYEAYSLTTITQNERRSSLSKAESDKADNSARSLIQLDPPLTAGADSLILKSTHSPNRVTPQSYRGDSDGYAPDSQTSPSVSTTDIGKYVTRLVTLSSQPPATDSCPHDVLYISDLITFSSRFCGSNNPSGRKLVFGSSAEMVEVIMELITTTGWGRGFALLFEYRNETQVVTDQDRFLEPLNNGEETLLAVVTGAAFFIVVFIIIICIIFRHRICAKRDISCSSNNRELQSGVQNLAADVSELQLVVSNPSSLEISTDNENISPSPAPTGPTVSSGMGNVSQNAELEVSSSGLSVSESGTDEVFVITAGPGPTELNFSSYKVKKDEPLVESETSQALVSDWLTPHMTSTPPFPEVKIDKETSAPRPRAWSVRTFQDFLPPLPQLQRKWCSWNSTSPFTKLVDNSVSGLDADCHQGRDRKVASDAHLEVKAQKNHSDSSVSNASYPLSQSAQRQRRLNSTSNLKRARFGSPYFGFRTNSSEGTSCQAGQVAPVDVTSKPPNRTISPEGSLMTRDITAVQSDGASEPVFAISEEDDQQPLVFAEHFGQSSEVSNINGTDKDVYAQSKKDHKSTMGRECHGLVNGSPFNPSTTPDWSMWVNPQHVDHEQGDQNLYCNSEIQNSFSVPESVGTFNTETFSLPHAAIQPSAVLGSVSEHV; encoded by the exons gtcTATTATTCTTGTGGTGCTGTGGTGGACGTCACAAACGCAGAAGAAAGAGGCCTTGTTTTGTCCCCTGGCTTTCCATACAGCTATTTTCCTGGGACACACTGTGTGTGGCGTTTCTTCGTGCCTGCAGGCTACAGGTTAATCATGGAGGTGCTAGAGTTTGATGTGTTCGAAAACCAGAGCAAAGAAGTTCCTTCGCCTGGCAGAAGGAGGTCCAAAGATGCAACTGGTGGCAGCACCTTGTCACCTGTTGACTTTAACAGCACTGGGTCCAAGGTGGAGGTTAATGTTTATGAAGCCTATTCCTTGACAACAATTACGCAGAATGAGCGCAGGTCCTCATTGTCTAAAGCTGAAAGTGACAAAGCAGATAATTCTGCTAGGAGTTTAATTCAGTTGGATCCTCCTCTGACGGCTGGCGCTGACTCTCTTATATTAAAAAGCACCCACTCCCCTAACAGAGTGACTCCACAATCCTACAGAGGAGACAGTGATGGCTATGCTCCAGACAGCCAAACTTCTCCTAGTGTATCCACCACTGATATAGGCAAATATGTCACCAGGCTTGTTACCCTTTCTTCCCAGCCCCCAGCAACGGACTCGTGTCCTCATGATGTGCTTTATATTTCGGACCTGATCACCTTCTCCTCTCGTTTTTGTGGTTCAAATAACCCTAGCGGAAGAAAGTTGGTCTTTGGCTCTTCTGCTGAAATGGTTGAGGTTATCATGGAGCTCATCACAACCACAGGATGGGGGAGAGGTTTTGCACTTCTCTTTGAGTACCGCAATGAAACTCAAGTAGTCACAGACCAGGATCGTTTCCTTGAGCCTTTGAACAATGGAGAAGAGACTCTGCTTGCAGTAGTGACCGGAGCTGCTTTCTTTATTGTTGTATTTATAATCATCATCTGTATAATTTTCAG ACATAGAATTTGTGCAAAAAGAGACATCTCCTGCTCATCGAATAACCGTGAG TTACAAAGTGGTGTCCAAAACCTGGCAGCTGATGTAAGTGAACTTCAGCTGGTTGTCTCCAATCCATCAAGCCTGGAGATTTCAACTGATAATGAGAACATTTCCCCAAGCCCAGCACCAACAG GGCCCACGGTCAGCAGTGGGATGGGGAATGTTTCCCAGAATGCTGAGCTGGAGGTATCATCCAGTGGTCTGTCGGTATCCGAGTCTGGTACAGATGAGGTGTTTGTGATCACCGCAGGACCAGGGCCCACTGAGCTAAACTTTTCTTCCTATAAAGTAAAG AAAGATGAACCTCTTGTGGAAAGTGAGACTAGTCAGGCCCTGGTGTCTGACTGGCTTACTCCTCATATGACCAGCACTCCACCTTTTCCTGAAGTCAAGATCGACAAAGAGACTAGTGCCCCTAGACCACGGGCATGGAGCGTCCGCACCTTCCAGGATTTCCTGCCTCCTCTGCCACAGTTGCAAAGGAAATGGTGCAGCTGGAATTCCACCAGTCCCTTCACCAAGTTAGTTGATAAT AGTGTCAGTGGTTTGGATGCAGACTGTCATCAGGGAAGAGACAGGAAAGTCGCTTCAGATGCACACCTGGAAGTCAAGGCACAGAAGAACCACTCAGATTCATCAGTGAGCAATGCCTCTTACCCCCTGAGCCAATCAGCCCAGCGGCAACGCAGGCTCAACTCAACCAGCAATCTGAAGAGGGCCAGGTTTGGAAGCCCTTACTTTGGGTTCCGAACAAATTCCTCGGAGGGTACTAGTTGTCAGGCTGGTCAGGTGGCACCAGTAGACGTCACCAGTAAACCACCTAATAGGACTATCTCTCCTGAAGGCAGTTTAATGACCAGAGACATCACTGCTGTTCAGTCTGATGGAGCTAGTGAACCTGTTTTTGCAATTTCAGAGGAAGATGATCAGCAGCCATTGGTTTTTGCAGAACACTTTGGGCAATCCAGTGAGGTATCAAATATTAATGGGACAGATAAGGATGTCTATGCTCAAAGTAAAAAAGACCACAAATCTACAATGGGCAGGGAGTGTCATGGTCTCGTAAATGGGTCACCTTTCAACCCCAGCACAACTCCTGACTGGAGCATGTGGGTAAACCCCCAACATGTAGACCATGAACAAGGTGACCAGAACTTGTATTGCAACTCTGAAATACAAAACTCCTTCTCTGTGCCAGAATCTGTAGGTACTTTTAACACAGAGACATTCAGCTTGCCCCACGCAGCCATCCAACCCTCTGCTGTCCTGGGGAGTGTCAGTGAGCATGTCTGA
- the si:dkey-112e17.1 gene encoding uncharacterized protein si:dkey-112e17.1 isoform X2, translated as MEVLEFDVFENQSKEVPSPGRRRSKDATGGSTLSPVDFNSTGSKVEVNVYEAYSLTTITQNERRSSLSKAESDKADNSARSLIQLDPPLTAGADSLILKSTHSPNRVTPQSYRGDSDGYAPDSQTSPSVSTTDIGKYVTRLVTLSSQPPATDSCPHDVLYISDLITFSSRFCGSNNPSGRKLVFGSSAEMVEVIMELITTTGWGRGFALLFEYRNETQVVTDQDRFLEPLNNGEETLLAVVTGAAFFIVVFIIIICIIFRHRICAKRDISCSSNNRELQSGVQNLAADVSELQLVVSNPSSLEISTDNENISPSPAPTGPTVSSGMGNVSQNAELEVSSSGLSVSESGTDEVFVITAGPGPTELNFSSYKVKKDEPLVESETSQALVSDWLTPHMTSTPPFPEVKIDKETSAPRPRAWSVRTFQDFLPPLPQLQRKWCSWNSTSPFTKLVDNSVSGLDADCHQGRDRKVASDAHLEVKAQKNHSDSSVSNASYPLSQSAQRQRRLNSTSNLKRARFGSPYFGFRTNSSEGTSCQAGQVAPVDVTSKPPNRTISPEGSLMTRDITAVQSDGASEPVFAISEEDDQQPLVFAEHFGQSSEVSNINGTDKDVYAQSKKDHKSTMGRECHGLVNGSPFNPSTTPDWSMWVNPQHVDHEQGDQNLYCNSEIQNSFSVPESVGTFNTETFSLPHAAIQPSAVLGSVSEHV; from the exons ATGGAGGTGCTAGAGTTTGATGTGTTCGAAAACCAGAGCAAAGAAGTTCCTTCGCCTGGCAGAAGGAGGTCCAAAGATGCAACTGGTGGCAGCACCTTGTCACCTGTTGACTTTAACAGCACTGGGTCCAAGGTGGAGGTTAATGTTTATGAAGCCTATTCCTTGACAACAATTACGCAGAATGAGCGCAGGTCCTCATTGTCTAAAGCTGAAAGTGACAAAGCAGATAATTCTGCTAGGAGTTTAATTCAGTTGGATCCTCCTCTGACGGCTGGCGCTGACTCTCTTATATTAAAAAGCACCCACTCCCCTAACAGAGTGACTCCACAATCCTACAGAGGAGACAGTGATGGCTATGCTCCAGACAGCCAAACTTCTCCTAGTGTATCCACCACTGATATAGGCAAATATGTCACCAGGCTTGTTACCCTTTCTTCCCAGCCCCCAGCAACGGACTCGTGTCCTCATGATGTGCTTTATATTTCGGACCTGATCACCTTCTCCTCTCGTTTTTGTGGTTCAAATAACCCTAGCGGAAGAAAGTTGGTCTTTGGCTCTTCTGCTGAAATGGTTGAGGTTATCATGGAGCTCATCACAACCACAGGATGGGGGAGAGGTTTTGCACTTCTCTTTGAGTACCGCAATGAAACTCAAGTAGTCACAGACCAGGATCGTTTCCTTGAGCCTTTGAACAATGGAGAAGAGACTCTGCTTGCAGTAGTGACCGGAGCTGCTTTCTTTATTGTTGTATTTATAATCATCATCTGTATAATTTTCAG ACATAGAATTTGTGCAAAAAGAGACATCTCCTGCTCATCGAATAACCGTGAG TTACAAAGTGGTGTCCAAAACCTGGCAGCTGATGTAAGTGAACTTCAGCTGGTTGTCTCCAATCCATCAAGCCTGGAGATTTCAACTGATAATGAGAACATTTCCCCAAGCCCAGCACCAACAG GGCCCACGGTCAGCAGTGGGATGGGGAATGTTTCCCAGAATGCTGAGCTGGAGGTATCATCCAGTGGTCTGTCGGTATCCGAGTCTGGTACAGATGAGGTGTTTGTGATCACCGCAGGACCAGGGCCCACTGAGCTAAACTTTTCTTCCTATAAAGTAAAG AAAGATGAACCTCTTGTGGAAAGTGAGACTAGTCAGGCCCTGGTGTCTGACTGGCTTACTCCTCATATGACCAGCACTCCACCTTTTCCTGAAGTCAAGATCGACAAAGAGACTAGTGCCCCTAGACCACGGGCATGGAGCGTCCGCACCTTCCAGGATTTCCTGCCTCCTCTGCCACAGTTGCAAAGGAAATGGTGCAGCTGGAATTCCACCAGTCCCTTCACCAAGTTAGTTGATAAT AGTGTCAGTGGTTTGGATGCAGACTGTCATCAGGGAAGAGACAGGAAAGTCGCTTCAGATGCACACCTGGAAGTCAAGGCACAGAAGAACCACTCAGATTCATCAGTGAGCAATGCCTCTTACCCCCTGAGCCAATCAGCCCAGCGGCAACGCAGGCTCAACTCAACCAGCAATCTGAAGAGGGCCAGGTTTGGAAGCCCTTACTTTGGGTTCCGAACAAATTCCTCGGAGGGTACTAGTTGTCAGGCTGGTCAGGTGGCACCAGTAGACGTCACCAGTAAACCACCTAATAGGACTATCTCTCCTGAAGGCAGTTTAATGACCAGAGACATCACTGCTGTTCAGTCTGATGGAGCTAGTGAACCTGTTTTTGCAATTTCAGAGGAAGATGATCAGCAGCCATTGGTTTTTGCAGAACACTTTGGGCAATCCAGTGAGGTATCAAATATTAATGGGACAGATAAGGATGTCTATGCTCAAAGTAAAAAAGACCACAAATCTACAATGGGCAGGGAGTGTCATGGTCTCGTAAATGGGTCACCTTTCAACCCCAGCACAACTCCTGACTGGAGCATGTGGGTAAACCCCCAACATGTAGACCATGAACAAGGTGACCAGAACTTGTATTGCAACTCTGAAATACAAAACTCCTTCTCTGTGCCAGAATCTGTAGGTACTTTTAACACAGAGACATTCAGCTTGCCCCACGCAGCCATCCAACCCTCTGCTGTCCTGGGGAGTGTCAGTGAGCATGTCTGA